The window caattgtgcgggttcgtattttatttatccctgaccgtatttgatgttttttcggcgctagaccggactgcagtgattgtgcgagACACGTGGCgcgtatttcaattgtttttagtatgcgcttgaccgccagggcgaaggaagaagaggtttttttttaattttattaatttaattgacctttgttggtacaacatttggtcatcctctatgtacaagtaacactcactgcacacatataaaaataaattgtcagtgtaaaggacatacaagaatgaaaatcagattgtcacagtcttcaagtagagaacacgacacttaatctctcttccggaagaagagcggaagaacaaacaaaacacaacacaaaacactacGCAACTCTGGCAGCAATGCGAAGaccacaaagtcaaattcttatttccgcggttctcaaaaagttcatcacagcattgagaactgaaggaagaagagtttaaaaagcacagttgatcggcgagatggcgggaagcagtagtgcGTTTATATTAATATAGAaactttactgaataccggaatatattcaatgaagtgtgtacgtaaattttgaagatacatcatcgtatgtgatacaacgaggttttgaattttgttacgcacaattgtgtgggtccttttcttcggatgttagtttttattttgtaaaataaactatcaatatgtgtattgaggagcattttagtcagtttttgacatgcaaacgaaaattcacacctccagttttctttcaggtctgaaagggtaaACCTaccttactccatgcacgacgtgagagtaaattctaacctaacGGTATATTCCACATTCATCTCCTCTGCTTGTACGTTAATCAACCCGTAGGTTGGTTAAATCTTCAAATGTACTGTCGAAGTTTATGAAGTTATAGGAAAACCGTTAAATCCTGTATTAGCTTTACAAAGTCGCTTGATAATTGTTATTTAACGGGCCCTAACATCTAGCATCTAACATCTAACATGAGGCATAATATATAAGATGAAGTGTGAGGTACTCTGTCATTTCCTTTGTCAATGAGTCAGAAATTATTGCAGCACGAGTAGTGCCTTTCATAGTATCGCCCTAGTCGTGCCCTGCACGTCTTTACTCAGAAATCCATAGTGTCATAGCCATCAATGAGACAAACTTCAATGGATAGAGTGGGGTCGCTTAGGCGGGAGAGCACTGGTCTTCTCAGCCCAAGAGCGGGAGTTCGATCCAAGCTCAGTTCAGTCGTATCTACAAGTCCTCAAACACACCGGCTACGCGGGCAggagatttatcggcacgtaaaataattcatgtcgggcaacattctggcacctcgaagTTTCCAAAAGTCATAAAAGTAGTCACCGCGACGTAAAGTCAAAAAAGGTGTAAGTGGAAGATATATTTTATTTTGACCTGTGTCAAGAGAAAGGTAGAAATAGTGTATACATAAAGAAATACCAACAAGCATACTTACACCCTAAGCAGACTCAATTTTCACCAGCCATATGTTCGAGTGGAATCCGAGACGCTACCTCTACACTTTGGAGCAGGCTCATGTAAATCTAAAGGAAAATTGAGATTCGATATCCTTATTATGCGGGTTAATATAAACTTCAATGGAGAATAAGGTTTCTGAATTAATTATGTCCCCAGCATTTCAAAAATTAAACAGAAGACAAGGATATACAGTACAAAGCCTTTACTATATTAACATTCTGATTACAAACACTGCTAAAATCTTAGACTATGGAATGCTGTAAAATCATTCTTCTTCAGGAAGTTCGTTTTTCTAAGAATGGTACctactttgatgatgatgaagaagtttTCATTCTCCGCCCTCAGAGGGTGGGGCTGGCCACCTAGATGATTACGCCTTCTCCCTGCccaagagatgcgggcggattGGTGAGATGCACTGGAAAAGGGGGATGGGTAAAAGATATGAGAAATGAAACAGATGGGAGGGGAATTTATGGCCACTAGGCTCAGATTTATTCAACTGTCAAGTGATTACAATATTTGTTATACAAGATAGATGACATAAATTCAATATATAGAGCGAGTTTCGTTATAAGATACATACATTGaagattaatattatttatattcattgttttttttttttttttatgtcttgCGTTAGTTCGCCATCTCCACACCCTCATCCGATGATTATTAGACGACAGACAAATACTTCACTCATCAGTGAAAAAGGCCTGCTGCCAAGATGCCAGGTTTCAATCCAAATGTCCCTTTACTCATCTCCAAATTGTGTTGGGGTGTACATGCAGATACTTGCCTAGGAACTCTGGAATGTGGGTGGTCCCTTGGAGAGATTTAGGATGGTCAGGAGAGATATAGACCTACCTATTGTCGTCAGAACCCCTTGCTCAGTTCCTGCAAACCAAGATTCGCAATTAATGGTCATCAGCTACTGTTGTTGATCACGGGTCATTACCTGAACATATTGTGTCACACGTTTGCGGTTTTACGTCTGTATGGTGTACACCAACCAGTTGGGCACTTTATTTATAACAGAGAGGCCGTCCTGACGCAATCTAACAACGTGCGTACCGTACGATCAATTGCTTCAGTGACTCGTGCAAGCATTTTTACAAACTGAGCCCATACACTGCGTTCTGTGCGTGTTTTGTCCTATGGTGACTGTTATATTACACTCATCGGGACACTCTTGACATTGAATGTAATTCAGGTAACATTACACTGTATTCTGATCTTTAATGAGACAATTGTCTCGGCGGACACCCTTCAGGAGCACATAAATGCACCTGGCACGGAACTTTCCTTCAGATGTGGACATTAAGTGAGTCCAAAAGGAAAGCGTCtaagttccccctgtgggtgggggccgtatAGTAACACACGCGGcatcctctacctgtcgtaagaggcgactaaaagggaaccaggagctttcaacttgggagtgtgggttggcgaccacgtctccttagctgagttctggcattgcttccactttcatgtgtcaggctcctcactttcatctatcctaaccgacttcccttggtcaactcttgttcttttccgaccccgacggtattagagcactcgaggcctacggagtctttcattttcacgcccttcgtggcccttgtctttctttgaccgactcctttattttccgaagtgtcggatcccttccattttctctctctgattagcgttataaaGAGGAAGTTTTCCTAGttctacttcatcttaaaacaataatcaccaccaccaccatcggctTAATTGTCATTAAGAAGAAAACATATTTGAACGAAATCAGTTCAATGCTCAAAACATAGAAACGAAAATGATTGATACCATTGAAAAAACATTAAACTGAAAATGTTCTTGAATCAATATGTATAGCCCATCGTGAAACGACAAAGGCTATACTTAGATTAACTTACTACATTGCACAAAATTACCTCCATAGTCACCATTTGGGTTTACTTGAACTTCAGGAACTAAATGGGGTAGATATTGGCATTGACTTACATTCACTATACAGATTATAGAACATATCTCTTAAATAAATGAAGACACGGATGATTAGAAAAATAAAGTATAAATGTCTGCGAAAATTATAATTGATGAATATACCACTATAAATTCAACATCACACTTAATCCCacatacatacaacttcattattgacttttatgtctttcagcgtttggttgcaagcctctgtgtattaacTAAACGCCTCCGCAATCCTCTATTAGCAACAAGCTCTGTGAACTCGTTTAGTTCCACAcgtctcatctttaaatcattaaaaactgagtcggACTATCGCAGCCTCCGTCTACTTCCACTTATCTTACCGACCATGACCGAGCTATTGTTCCCCTAGGCCTCACATGACCACATAAAAGTCGGTTTAGCATATTTCTCCTCATTCTTAGTAATTCCTTGCCATTGTTGCCACAGcttgtaccagccatcattctcacTAATTTCATGTACGCacattctaacttatgaataagatatcccgagttcaCCCAGCcatccctcccgtaaagcaaagttgatctgaaaatagAACGGTGCATAAACAGTTTCGTACGACAGCTTatttctttcttgcagaataccaAAAGTTCACTGCATCTGCTTTGCTTTCCTTGATTCATTCTCACATATTACACTACCATTttgggagaatatacatcctatATACTTGAAATGAGTTACATGTTCCAATTTATATTCCCGACCTGACAATCGGTTcatttaggtttcttccctacagACATCATGTTAGTCTTCGATATGCTAAAGTTAATAtcacactcattgcacctcttttcaaattAGATATCAGATTATAGGCTTTCAGCAGTCTACCACTAACTTGATTAATTGATACATTCTTCTCaatttgctctttcttaaaagctACGGGAATGGAACTCAGGCCAAGAAGTAAAGCAATAAAGGAGGCCTAATTTGAGAACTGCCTTCGCAAATCGGAGGCGGATAGTCATTAAGATTTTCATCTTTCAAATGAACTAAAATATTATTCGACATAGCTCGCCACGATTACAATTAACCTCGTTTTATTATGTCAAACGATATCGATGTACATCGTCATCAACTTCCCATCCGAAAGAAAGTACCTGCGGACATTTCTATCATTTGAACCCTAGTTAAGTACCTGATACAAAATTTATGGGACTTTCccatatcctaaataaagagaacTTAGCAAAAATTCCCTTAAGCTAATCTAATAATCCGTCTTTCTCAAATAGGGGGAGCAGACGTTTCATTGCATTCACGTAAAGTTTGTTTTCGTACAATTTTGCATTCCTTCCACTAGAGTCTCCGTTTCCAGCTAGAGCTTCTTCAACATCGAAATTATTTTCTGGTTCTAAGATAGCAATTGGCATGACCGCCGCTGAAACAATGAATCCATAAAAGGAATAGTCCTTAAAGATTTTCCGAAGCTGCTCTAGCGATATCGCATACTTGGAACAATCTAAAATACTGAGTGTCTCTGTGAAACTTGTATGGTAGTCCTGTAACAAGCCGTCTATGTGATTAATTCGCACTTCCTCGCTAGCACTAGAAAGTAAGAAATAATGCAGGTCCAGAGCAGGAGATGAGAAGTACGAGAGTTGTACATCCACGAATCTCATGTCTTCTAGAGTATCGTTTGAGTATTTGAACATCATATTGTTGCACCACGTGTCTCCATGGCAAAGGACATTGAGCTCATCTTCCCTGCGAGTGTAACATTCTACCACGCGATCAAATATGGTATCTACCAGCTTGTTCAACTTAGGGACATATTCCTCATACCCTGGCCACTTAGCCACTTCGTTTGACAGTGATCGCACAGCATTTTCATAGAATGGCGCTATCAGGTCCCTGGAGTCTACACGAAGGGGGCACTTGAAACACTTAACTGCCTCAGGATTCTTATCATAAAGAGCCAAGGACGAGGCATGCATTCGAGCGAGTGTTTTCATAGCCAAAGAGCAGTGAGCTAGGTCAAGCCCTAGCTGTCTCGTGGCTAGAGTAAATCCTGACTCTCGTAAATCCTCCATGACTATAAAAGGAATAGGTTCTTTGCCATGGTGAAGACATTTAGCAGTGAAAGGCGGATATACGCCTGGTTTCGCCTGCTCTAGAAGTCTGTGCATTGTTGGGAGAGTTTCTGATAGCATTTGTGTTTCTTTGGCATAAGCATCAAGACTTTCAATAAGTTCTTCCCGCTGACCACCCAGTGGTTGACACTTGACGATCACACGCCGCTCCTGCGAATCTTGCAAAGTAGCTTTTATCCGATACATGTAACTGAGGTAACCGTCTCCGTCAGCGTTGGCCATGCTAACCTCATAAGATGTGACAGTGATGGTAGGATCCCCATCTTGTGACCTCAGAACCCTCTGGATGAAGTTCTTGTCCAACCAGGATGGTGGTCCAGGACGATTGTCTCCTTCTTCCTTCACCATTATCTATTACAGATAAAATTGCCTGCACAGAAGAAAACAATATATTGTTAGAAAATCATATTTATGAacattcctttctttatttttctacttTTGTTAATGATACGTATACAAGATAATTGCATAATATTGTGGCCCAAAACAACAGGTGACAAATCATTAGCTTGACCATTTTCTCAACTCCGTGGTTTAAATATAATTCTAGGCAATAAAGATCGACCCGAGGTACTTTTTTGGGCAATACTCTTCACACGCACTACCAGTCGAGAGTGGTAGGATATATTGTAAAATGATTTGAGATATCTGTTAAATGTTAGCGCCAGGGATAAAAAAAAGTATTTGttagattttggaaaattgtaACTTGCTGAATGTTTTAAATCGCCAGAGCTGAAAGTTTTGGGTCACTTAGGCACTAGAACCCGAAATATTTGGGGAAACAACGGGAAATAGTCGTTCTCTCCCGCATATTCACATACGCTACTCTTTATTATTTTCTCGGCGCCATCTGTACGCGTTTATATGAAGTCGGTAGGATGACCTGACTGCCCTTCCTGCCGCAGTCACTGGCCCTAGTGAAAATTCCGCCTTAAGTTACCGGGATTCGAATACCCAATCATTCGCATTGAGACTCATATAGCTATACCAATGCGCCAATGCAGCCTCTTCACACACACAACAGACACACGCACAGATATATATTATATACTCGTGCTCACACGACTCGGCACTGCAACAAACTAGTGCTGAGAGCATGGAATTTGTTGAACACCCAAGAAACACATCCATATTCAATGTTTATTGGAGAAAACAAAAgcacacatgatgatgatgatgatgatgatgatgatgatagttgtttaaaggagcctaacctCTGGGTCATCTGTCCCTAAGCACAGATGAGATACAACGCTAGGGAGACAATTAGTTGCTATcccacatttttaacattttacacagGTTTCGTTTTTGCATATGATGACCATGTACATTGACATACGCAGTACAATGAGCTGGCATACTCTGGATTAGGTTGTCGAGTAGATGTTGGGGTATGAACTCCCACTCTTGCACCAGTACCCGTTGGAGGTCCTGAAGAGTCCCACGAGGTAGATGAAGTGCACGGATACGTCACTGAGAGCATCCCAGGCGTGCTGCGTTGAATTTATGTCTGGTGAAGGGGCACGCGGCTCCATTCGCCTGTTGTCTCTCCTCATTCACGGTAGCAGCTTGGTGTGGCCGTACACTGTCACCCGTCAAGAGGAACGTGGGATACTCTGCAGCCCTGAAAAGGCAGACGTGGTCTCGTAGAATGACACCGCGGCACACTTGACTTGTTACAGTTCCTCTCCCGACGACATGCAGGGGTGTGCGAGTAACCCATGATAATTCCATCCCGCACATTAACACTATTTCTCCATACTGGTCCCTTCCAAAAATGTTAGCGGGtaggtattgaaccctttaggtccatattgagggatacctaccttccttacctatcagcaaagttcatgagatctgtctcttgggtcgtttcgggttcttcgtcacttgctgaggtaaaggtagggttcattaattctaatctatctactggaatgaaaggtctgtttaaaagattcctatttattcaggaaatttctgaagcatgtcaatggtatcatagaagtcaattgtgtccactggacaccacaatcatttttacataaacgtcagaacactggtgtgagactttaacgtaactgcctgacgggcattcttactagaaaccattatctcaattattaatcatttaagaaaggaaagtctggaaatccttaaattcggcttccatgtgagaccacatgtaccatcatagtgattcgttacggtccagccctcgtaacacgaactctggactctgggaataattaaggccgtccaatcggtgtgtgccacacagtggttctacggcatggacccttaattgaatcgatgtgacctgcgtctatgtcatggaccgacatctaatcttctaagttactttaaagtcattgtggatgatgaccgcaaggaaatgatgctacaatggcatatggccctaatctaagtcactgaggttgatgaccccccgaccatccaagtttctaggctgaaggctaaacacaattaagttacatcggttgatgaccaaagttccactttactatccccagaacattcactgctcaatcaatcaaagttcaataattacaacaatagcaatgctcacaaacttagtggcagaaaaatccatttccttcggatatgtcccttaatcgttactttatttttttgatattCCCCAGAagcaaactaaaatttccagaatgcatctccaagttattcgcttgattaaagttatttcaaatgcggtttcactgaatttaataattaaataaatttaaatgatttaacgaaatattaacgaacaacaaattttatctccgcggactctggtttcttcacaaatttctacgcagctgtgatgtgagttcaatattgcgatgtttatctggctggaaaagaattttacataattcatgtccagctatatatatcctgtctcgtgatatcacgcttaaaaatctaatctagtcctaaccgttattaacacttggatatcctaataatctacgtacaaaccaaacaactcgccatataattacgatgtcatatctcgtcattaccattatgaattttgcacacccctcacagacaaaccgatcatcacgaccatcgctctatattttggacaaccctgaaattgggttactctgttccttatactcaaagttcgtgatttcaaatgttcattacgtccccatttacagtatttcacaatacttagatcattaccggctatgaatttcaactaaatccagcattttaacgtttcccctggccgagaattacagtacaatctcaactccactcctttcccgttcgtccccgctcagccgaggcctctcacccccagttcgcttggcagttacatgaaacacctgtttgttccagttgactggcttctcaaaatgctcaccttttaaactctgccgacataattaaacaaatacgatattctaaccaacaaaatgcacagattatgcttcaagatgcccatactaattatacgcgtcgccaatttataccgctatggatttctatgaatttctttccattctcaacattatgaaatattcctcgggctttcatgtcccggcttcaaatgacaggactctaacctgattcgcacatctcatctcaactcatataaaacattcctcgggcttccgtgtcccggtttcaatgacaggtccaacctgattcacaaatctaacctctgtttcccagctccacaattatcctcgacaaagaactggaataaatcctcactagaaatcccgacgtctaatatcgcacaatgcattaatcatgaataacttcgcataaatgatatcgtatttaataacttgatttttacgagaaatgactgaaacattctactagatcttttatttgtcagtcagacacagtttaaaatgggcataaaaaaacgtttctctccgtgaccaaattcatcaccctaggctctcacccgacagcgcgcttccactcgattgaaaatgagtaaccatggattattatt is drawn from Anabrus simplex isolate iqAnaSimp1 chromosome 1, ASM4041472v1, whole genome shotgun sequence and contains these coding sequences:
- the LOC136876096 gene encoding uncharacterized protein, whose amino-acid sequence is MVKEEGDNRPGPPSWLDKNFIQRVLRSQDGDPTITVTSYEVSMANADGDGYLSYMYRIKATLQDSQERRVIVKCQPLGGQREELIESLDAYAKETQMLSETLPTMHRLLEQAKPGVYPPFTAKCLHHGKEPIPFIVMEDLRESGFTLATRQLGLDLAHCSLAMKTLARMHASSLALYDKNPEAVKCFKCPLRVDSRDLIAPFYENAVRSLSNEVAKWPGYEEYVPKLNKLVDTIFDRVVECYTRREDELNVLCHGDTWCNNMMFKYSNDTLEDMRFVDVQLSYFSSPALDLHYFLLSSASEEVRINHIDGLLQDYHTSFTETLSILDCSKYAISLEQLRKIFKDYSFYGFIVSAAVMPIAILEPENNFDVEEALAGNGDSSGRNAKLYENKLYVNAMKRLLPLFEKDGLLD